The Manis javanica isolate MJ-LG chromosome 6, MJ_LKY, whole genome shotgun sequence genome contains a region encoding:
- the LOC140850236 gene encoding olfactory receptor 6M1-like: MLKVILNCPTAFVYFFTPQADMAGRNQTAVTEFTLVALPVIREQQILLSVILLLDYTLTMTGNTIIISLIWTDNRLQTPMYFFLSNLSFLDVLFTSTIAPKLLACLLGEKKTISFAGCITQIYFYFYLGTVEFILLVVMSYDRYVAICNPLRYTVIMSSRVCLLLVLGCWVGAFLSVLYPMTVVSTLPFCCKEISHFFCDLAPLLHVACIDTRFIEMLSFIFSTLVLLTSLLLTTVSYTYIISTILHIPSAQGRRKAFSTCASHITVVSIAYGSNIFMYVRPSQSQSLDFDKVSAVLIIMVTPLLNPFIYSLRNEKVKEVLRESMRRIALSHSRET, from the coding sequence ATGTTGAAAGTCATCTTAAACTGCCCTACtgcctttgtttatttcttcacccCTCAAGCAGATATGGCCGGGAGAAACCAGACTGCTGTGACAGAATTCACCTTGGTCGCCTTGCCTGTCATCCGAGAGCAACAGATCTTGCTATCTGTCATTCTCCTGCTGGATTATACGCTTACCATGACAGGAAATACCATCATCATTTCTTTAATATGGACTGACAATCGTCTCCAAACACcgatgtacttcttcctcagtaatttatcatttttggatGTTTTGTTCACAAGTACTATTGCCCCAAAGTTGCTAGCTTGTCTCTTAGGAGAGAAGAAAACCATATCCTTTGCTGGATGCATCActcaaatttatttctacttctatCTGGGGACAGTGGAGTTCATCCTCTTGgtggtgatgtcctatgaccgctacgtggccatctgtaaCCCCCTGCGCTACACCGTCATCATGAGCAGCAGGGTCTGTCTCCTGCTGGTTCTGGGATGCTGGGTGGGGGCCTTCCTGTCTGTGCTTTACCCAATGACTGTGGTGTCCACTTTGCCTTTCTGTTGTAAGGAAATTAGTCACTTCTTCTGCGACCTGGCCCCCCTGCTCCACGTGGCCTGCATCGACACTCGTTTCATAGAGATGTTAAGCTTCATATTTTCCACCTTGGTCCTCCTGACCTCACTGCTGCTCACCACTGTGTCCTACACCTACATCATCTCCACCATCCTGCACATCCCCTCAGCCCAGGGACGTcggaaggccttctccacctgtgcttctcacATCACTGTTGTCTCCATCGCCTACGGGAGCAACATCTTCATGTACGTGAGGCCCAGCCAGAGCCAGTCACTGGATTTTGACAAAGTGTCAGCTGTCCTCATCATAATGGTGACCCCTCTTCTGAACCCCTTTATTTATAGTCTGAGGAATGAGAAGGTAAAGGAAGTTTTGAGAGAGTCAATGAGAAGGATAGCTCTATCACATTCCAGGGAAACAtga